The Stomoxys calcitrans chromosome 3, idStoCalc2.1, whole genome shotgun sequence genome includes a region encoding these proteins:
- the LOC106090478 gene encoding receptor-type tyrosine-protein phosphatase kappa — translation MSQADENPRASTSREAATLNVNGNGKVIARGSANGGEMRKSSPQKQRRSKSSPRHGPVEAKPRKRTLISIPSTIKLSMLNSGLLSFEKIKLEARDENNSLSNIMPTHPIDIPYFLKMCELRRKFAVLYKLEFQTAAKVETNTCRHAMKKSNHGKNQNPKCIPYDYNRVVLKKVEGEADSDYVNASYVDSLLKPNAYIVTQGPVEDTVNAFWRMVWQENVSAIIMLTKTFDFAKVMCVQYWPPNREVHETYGDININIVKEEQLANFHIRTFRLYKVNEANRSEVIEERLILQFHYTEWYSHCCPFSNALLEFRRRIRLVVGSIIKDKDSRGPMLVHCGDGGGRSGVYVSIDANLELSEEEESFNVYGYQKKLRQSRKGLVENVDQYKFIYDTLEEHLVCGKTWFPVSELSDRLKAKARRNSHTKMNEYQMEYDKICKQTPRFSIGDCAGGHRADNREKNRDVLCVPPDNFRPYLTSFQGNAFTDYINSVFVDGYTKPREYIVTEWPMKHTLGEFWSLVYDTECSAVVVLCQPPTNSQTFPSFWPIKSKMEKYGPVFSVHYSAARSYTNIKQWEFKINKKIVSLTEMMAGVKAPTRTVQLFQLTCWPMGHKVPTSTNSLVYLMNMVELWRAKTDYGPVCVVSPDGRSRCGVYCAANACIEQVIQHGEVDVFQAVKTVRRNRPHLVENMTEYKYCYDLVLHYVLHFLNKND, via the coding sequence ATGTCACAAGCCGACGAGAACCCCAGAGCCTCCACTTCCAGAGAGGCGGCCACTTTGAATGTCAATGGCAATGGCAAAGTCATTGCCCGAGGCAGCGCCAATGGCGGGGAAATGCGAAAATCCTCACCACAGAAACAACGTCGTTCCAAGTCATCGCCACGCCATGGCCCCGTGGAAGCGAAACCCCGCAAGAGAACCCTGATCTCCATACCCAGCACCATCAAACTGAGTATGCTCAACAGTGGCCTATTGTCATTCGAGAAAATTAAGCTGGAGGCTCGCGATGAGAACAACTCCCTCTCGAACATCATGCCCACCCATCCCATTGACATACCGTACTTCCTGAAGATGTGCGAGTTGAGGCGCAAGTTTGCAGTGCTCTACAAATTGGAATTTCAAACGGCAGCCAAAGTGGAGACCAACACCTGCCGCCATGCCATGAAGAAGAGCAACCATGGCAAGAACCAAAATCCGAAATGCATTCCCTACGACTACAACCGGGTGGTGCTGAAGAAGGTGGAAGGCGAAGCCGACTCGGATTATGTGAATGCCTCCTATGTTGACAGCCTTTTGAAGCCCAATGCCTATATAGTGACCCAGGGCCCCGTCGAGGACACAGTCAATGCCTTTTGGCGCATGGTGTGGCAGGAGAATGTCAGCGCCATCATTATGCTCACCAAGACCTTTGACTTTGCCAAGGTGATGTGTGTCCAGTATTGGCCACCCAATAGGGAGGTGCATGAAACCTACGGTGACATTAACATCAACATAGTCAAGGAGGAGCAACTGGCCAACTTTCACATACGCACGTTCCGTTTGTACAAGGTGAACGAGGCCAACCGCTCCGAGGTGATAGAGGAACGCCTTATTCTACAGTTCCACTACACCGAATGGTATTCCCATTGTTGTCCCTTCTCCAATGCCTTGCTGGAATTCCGTCGACGAATACGTCTGGTGGTGGGCAGCATTATCAAGGACAAAGACTCTCGGGGACCCATGCTGGTCCACTGTGGTGATGGCGGTGGACGTTCTGGTGTCTATGTTTCAATCGATGCCAACCTCGAGTTGAGCGAAGAAGAGGAGAGCTTCAATGTGTATGGCTATCAGAAGAAGTTGCGTCAGTCTCGCAAGGGCTTAGTGGAGAATGTCGACCAGTATAAATTCATCTACGATACGCTCGAGGAGCATTTGGTGTGTGGCAAAACCTGGTTTCCGGTCTCTGAACTTTCGGATCGTCTGAAGGCCAAGGCAAGACGCAACTCCCACaccaaaatgaacgaatatcAAATGGAATACGACAAGATCTGCAAGCAAACGCCACGCTTCAGCATTGGCGACTGCGCCGGTGGCCATCGTGCCGATAACCGCGAGAAGAATCGTGACGTTCTCTGCGTACCACCCGACAACTTTCGACCCTATCTCACCTCCTTCCAAGGTAACGCCTTTACAGATTACATCAACTCGGTCTTCGTCGATGGCTATACCAAGCCGCGTGAGTACATTGTCACCGAGTGGCCCATGAAGCATACGCTGGGTGAGTTTTGGTCACTGGTTTACGACACGGAATGCTCGGCCGTGGTAGTCCTATGTCAGCCCCCCACTAACTCACAAACCTTCCCCTCATTCTGGCCCATTAAATCCAAAATGGAGAAGTACGGTCCCGTCTTCTCCGTCCACTATTCCGCTGCACGCAGTTACACTAACATCAAACAGTGGGAGTTCAAAATCAATAAGAAGATCGTCTCTCTGACCGAAATGATGGCCGGCGTTAAGGCACCAACACGCACGGTACAACTCTTCCAACTGACGTGTTGGCCCATGGGTCATAAAGTGCCAACTTCGACCAATTCGCTGGTCTACCTCATGAACATGGTCGAATTGTGGCGCGCCAAAACCGACTATGGCCCAGTATGTGTTGTATCACCCGATGGTCGAAGCCGTTGCGGCGTGTACTGTGCCGCTAATGCTTGTATCGAACAGGTCATACAACATGGTGAAGTGGATGTTTTTCAGGCTGTCAAGACGGTGAGACGCAATCGCCCGCATCTCGTAGAGAACATGACCGAATACAAATATTGCTATGACCTAGTTTTGCATTATGTTTTACATTTCCTAAACAAAAACGATTAA